From the genome of Methanobacterium formicicum:
CAGTTACGGAGGGAGTACTCCAGTTCAAAGGAACGGTCAAAGTGGTCCTCAATGGATCTTTTTCCCTTACCTGTGATAATCAATATATCATCGATTCCCGAGGCCACAGCCTCTTCCACCACGTACTGTATGGTTGGTTTGTTGTAAACTGGTAACATTTCCTTGGGCTGAGCCTTGGTGGCCGGCAAAAACCGGGTTCCGAGTCCTGCAGCAGGTATAACCGCCTTCATAATCGTGCCTCCTTAATTCTAATTTTCCAGTTCCCTGTGTCTTTAGATATTCAGGGACGTGCTAATTGGTAATAATTAAATTTGTAAGTTTTAGTCTAAAATTATTTCAATTTATTTCTAAAATAATCTTTATGTATTAAATATCTTTCATATTTTTGGACAGGGGGTATGTGAGATAGGGCTTATAATTTTCCCCCAACATCATTCATGGTAATGGTTAATAAGAGAGAGATATATAAAACTTTCCAAGAAGAATTCAACGGTGTATTTATGATTGACGGCGTAAAAGTAAAGAAGCTTAAAGTCATTCCTGATGAGCGGGGCTGGCTAATGGAAATATTAAGATGTGATGATGAAATTTACAAGGAATTTGGACAGGTCTACATGACCACCGCCTATCCCGGAGTGGTGAAGGCCTGGCATTTCCATAAAAAACAGACTGACAACTTCACCTGCGTTAACGGTATGATGAAGGTCGCCTTATATGACAGCAGGGAGGATTCTCCCACCTATGGTGAAGTAAACGAATTTTTTGTGGGAGACAAGAATCCGATGCTTATAAGCGTCCCTCCACTGGTCTATCATGGGTTTAAAGCAGTGGGAACTGAAACTGCCTTTTTTGTGAGTGTGCCTACCTTACCATTCAACTACGATGAACCCGATGAATACCGTCTTGATCCAGATACTGATGAAATTCCCTACGACTGGATACTGGATGAGAGCAAAAAACACGGATAAAGGTGATTTTTAATGAAGATAATGATTACCGGTGGTGCAGGATTCATTGGATCCAACTTCGTACACCACCTATGTGAGAGTGAGGACTATGAGGTCCTGGTCCTGGACAAGTTAACCTATGCCGGGGATATGGAGAACCTGAAGGAAGTTCGTGACAAAATTGAATTCGTTAAAGGGGACATAGCCGACGAGGAACTGGTCTCCAAGATAATGAAAGACTGTGACATGGTGGTTAACTTTGCAGCCGAGACCCATGTGGACCGTTCCATCGAGGATCCGGGAGTATTCGTTAAAACCGATGTTATAGGAACTTACAACCTCCTGGAAAATGTCCGTAAGTACGATGTGGAACGCTACCTGCAGATATCCACCGATGAAGTCTACGGTAGCATAGAGTCAGGGTCATTTACTGAAGAAAATAACCTGGACCCCTCCAGTCCCTACTCCGCCAGTAAAGCTGGTGGAGACCTTCTGGTAGGGGCTTACTGGAGGACCTACAACACCCCCATAATCATCACCCGGAGCAGTAACAACTTCGGACCCCGCCAGTACCCGGAAAAGCTGATACCTCTATTCATAATGAACGCCATGCAGGATAAATCCTTACCAGTTTATGGTGATGGTAAAAACGTCCGGGACTGGATATACGTCATGGACAACTGTCAGGGAATAGAAACTGCCCTCCTTAAGGGTAAACTGGGAGAAGTTTACAATATCGGTGGTGGAAACGAGAAAAACAATCTGGAAATAACCCACCTCATACTGGAACTTGTGAATAAACCAGAAAGCCTCATCACCTTCGTGGAAGACCGGCTGGGTCATGACCGGCGTTACTCCCTGGACTCTACCAAGACCAGGAAATTAGGATGGAAGCCCCAGTTCTCATTTGAAGAGGCCTTAAAAGAAACAGTGGAATGGTATAAAGAGAACTATTCCCGTTACCTCTAAGATGTGCCTAATCAGCACACCTTAACTATTTTTTTTTTTTAAATTGATGTAGATGTCAATTGGGGGATTAATATTTTAAAGTTGTGGCAGTGTAGTTTAAACTAGGGCTTATCTAATCAAAGGTCAGATTCAAGTCCTTTAAAATCTTATTAAACTCCTTCTGTCCCATATCATATATTAAAATGGTTTTCTGGCGGCTTTTATGCCCGGCAACAATGTCTGTGGCGTGGCCTGTCAACTGGGAGAACTCTTTCATTAGTTCCTTATTGGCTTTACCTTTAGTTGGCTGGGATTTGAGTTTCACTTCCAGGGTTTTCCTCCACTGGTTGTAGCCGGTTATCTGGAACTGGTCCGACTTAGGTGAAACTTCTATCATCACGGTTATCCCCTGGGGGGTAGTTTTAACTGCCTGCATAAATGAAAGCACCCTGCCATCAACTGATTTATTTTCAATATTTCAATCTTTATCTTCTAATTACTTAAACCCCTTTAAAGTAATTCACACTAAGTAAGAAAACTCTGGTAATAATTAAGGGCTTTTTATTGTTCAGGTAAACTGTTTTAAGCATTTAAATAGGGTACCAATCAGTAACGGTAACCTTTAAATAGTGTAAGTAAGAGAAGATGGTATGCTTCACTCTCTTGTGTGAGAATTAGCACAGCAGGGGTGGTCGAGCGGTCAAAGGCGCTAGGTTGAGGGCCTAGTGGGTGAGTCCCTTCGCGGGTTCGAATCCCGTCCCCTGCACTTGTATGAACTTTTTTTTATCGTTAAATATTATTTTCAGACTTTAATTATAACTTTCAGGGGTTTTCCCTCCTGGAGATCCTTTACCAGGTCCGGGTTCAAATCCACGGCAGCCTGGTCAGCGTGTATCATCAGGGTCCGGCTGCAGGTGTAATCACTTTTACGACAGACCATGTCGGTGGGGTGATCCAGAGTCAGCGCCGGGTGCCCGTACCCGGTGATAACGTTTTTTGCATTTTCTGTTTCCAGGACCACATGAATCTTAGTTTCTTCATTCTGAATGGCATTCTTCATCGCGCGGGGAAGGTCTTTTAGGGAAAAATTAGCCGATACTCCCACAATACAATCTGCTGCCAGTCCTATCTTGGTATCCTGGGTTACTTCGAAGGTGGTTTTGTGTTGGGAGGTTACGTTGTGATGTCCTCTGGCTTGAAAGGTATATTCCATTTAATTCACCGTTTAACTTTTATATGAATGTGATGATCATTAATTTAGTGTTAGGGGTATATAGTTAAGAACATATGTAGGGGATACTAGGAACGATGGGAACTAACTGGTTCCAGGTGTATTTACATGAAGATCACTTGTATAATAGATAACCGGGCAGGATTTAAATCAAATTTATATGCCGAGCATGGGTTTTCCTTACTGGTGGAACGGGAGAACAAAACTCTTATGGTGGACACGGGGAAAACTCCCCTGGTAATGAGGCACAACCTGGATGTTTTGGGCATCACTACCGTGGAGGAAGTGCTCCTCAGCCACGGGCACAACGACCATACTGGTGGATTATCGGCCCTCCTGGACAGTAAAATTAACAGTCACCCTAATGAAACCAAATTTTATATGCATCCTCAAGCTTTAGCTCCTAAATATGCAGTGAGGGATGATGAGAAACGTTACATTGGTTTCCCGGAAACAGTTGATCCGGAAACACTTAACTGGGAATGGGTTACTGAGAACACTTCTCTGGGTAAAGATACCTGGATCTTCAACCAGGTGGATTACCAGTGCGGTTTTGAACCCATACCCCCATATTTGAGGGTTGAAGTGGGTGGAAAACTCCTACCGGATAAATTTGAGGATGAACTGAACCTGGTGATGAAAACTGATGAGGGTTTGGTGGTGTTTTCCGGTTGTGCCCATAAAGGCATCGTCAACATACTCTACTCTGTCAAGGAATACTTTCAGGACGAAATATACGCAGTTATTGGAGGTTCCCACCTCATGAATGCCCCTCCACAGCGTATAGAAAACACAGTGGAAGCCATCAAAAAACTGAACCCGGGAGTCATTGCCATGGGTCATTGCACGGGTTTTGAAGCATTATGTCACTTTAAAAGAGAGTTTGGGGATAAATTCATCCCCCTGGCATCGGGTGTGGGGTTCCATCTTTAAAATGACTTTGAGTGAATAGTTATGGCTAAAAAAACCATTTTAAAGGGTACTTACTGTATTTTAATAGACTTGAAGGTTGATCAATCCATAGAAATTGGGAAAAAAGGGGAGATACAGTTTAAAAGGGGGTTCTATGTTTATGTGGGTTCGGCACTGAACTCCCTGGGTGGGAGAATTAAAAGACACCTGCGCCCTACTAAAAAAATGCACTGGCATGTGGATTACCTCCTGGATAACCCTAACTCCAATATAAGGGAAGTATTCTTCAGTGATGATGGTGTAAAACACGAATGTGAACTGGCAACCCAGATAGCAGAGGGTGGTGAAGGAATCCCTGGTTTTGGTTGTTCTGATTGCCGGTGCCGGTCCCATTTGTTCTATTTCTCTAGCCAGTCCCCAGCCACAGAAAACTGCCTATCGGGATTTGAAAAATTAAAATTAAGGGTTAAAACCCTGGAAGATCTGGATTAATCAGGGTTTTAAGTGTTGGATGGATTTAATTAGATTTTTTTATGGAATTTTCCCTATTGAAATTCCCGGAAGAATGCATCGAATTCTTCAGCATCCATAGGCTGGGGAATTACGAAGTTATCGTTGTCCAAAATGGTTACAGAGAGTTTCCGGTACTTTTCAGCCTGTTCTGATTCTGGGAATTTTTCCATGACTGTCTTGGCATCAATTTCACTCTGCTGCACCAGTTCACTGCGGGGGATGACCCCTATAACCCTGGTTCCAATTCGACGTGCGAACTCTTCCACGATCTCCACTTCCCGGTTGATACCCCGGCAGTTGCAGATAATACCTCCGAGGTTGCCTTTGAGTTTTTTTATACCTTTAGAGATGTTGTTGGCAGCATATAAAGCCATGTACTCTCCGGAAGTTACTATGTACACTTCATCGGCATAGTCTTCCCTGAGGGGTACGGCGAATCCTCCGCAGACCACGTCACCCAAGACATCGTAGATAATAACATCCGGGTCCTGGTTTAAAACTTCCAGGTTCTCCAGTAGTTTCATGGCCACGATAACGCCCCTTCCGGCGCAGCCAACACCGGGTTCCGGGCCTCCGCTTTCCACGCACATAACGCCACCGTATCCCGAGAAGAGAACGTCTTCTTCTTGAGCACTTTTTTTTTCTTTTAGTATGTCCAGTATGGTGGGAATTCTCTGCCCCACCAATGTGCGGGTGGTGTCTGCTTTGGGGTCGCAGCCAATTACCAGGACCTTCTTATCCGGGGAGTAGGAAGCAGCCAGGTTGGAAACAATGGTGGATTTTCCAATACCTCCCTTACCGTATATGGCTATATGCTTGCCCTTACTCATCCCCTCACCATGGCTCCGATTATGTCGCCCCTGGTGACTATGCCCACCATTTCTCCGTTATCGTCCACCACGGGCAGTCGTTTAATATCGTGGGTGTCCATAAGCTGGGCAGCATCGGCAATGTCCTTATCTGGACTTATGGTTACCAGTTTTTTGGTCATGATCTCCCCAATTAAGAGGGAAGCGGCTTTGTTCATGTCCTCGGCTATTTCATCCAGTTCGTACTTCATACGCACGGGTAGTTCGATTAAATCCAGAGGGGCGGGCAGTATTAGGTTTATGCGGGGGGAGTGAACTTCCAGGAGTCGCATGATATCACCTTCGCTGATGATTCCCACCAGTTTGCCCTCTTTACTCACCACTGGTGCTCCACTGATCTTGTTTTCACGTAGGCTTCCCGCCACGTCCACGATGCGATCGTCCACTTGGAATTTGATTACTTCTTTTTCCATGGCATCCTGAATTTTCATCCTATCAACTCCTTTCTGGAACATTCTCCCATTATTATAAGTGTTTTTGGGCTTTTAATTTCAGTATCTTCTTATTAGATATAACCTTATTGTGGGATAAAATTTTTCTATTTCTATCTTGGGTTGGGATCTTAACTACCTATTGATCACGAGCTACTTGAATCCTAACCTTTATATAACAAATGATTCATTTAATTAATAGTTCATAAAATTAACTATTCAGTAATTTAATTAAATGTGGTGGATTGGGTGACAGATAAAGATGCACAAGTCAGGGACATGTTGGACGATCTTTTAATATACGTGCCTATTTTTTACCAGAAAGTACGCACATCAAAGGATTTTAAGAATAAACAAACATCAGCTGCTTATTATCAGATCATGGGTTTGTTGATGCACAGGGGAAGTCTCCCTATATCGGTTATTGGGGAGTATCTATACATTTCTCGACCTAACATGACGGCTCACATTGATAAACTGGTTTCAGATGGCATGGTGGAACGTAAAGGGGATAAAAAGGATCGTAGGATAACTTTAATCAGCATTACTCCCGAAGGGGAGGAGTTCATGAAAAGGGCACGGATTAAGGTGGAAGAAAACATGTTGAACAATTTATCTGGCTTAAGGGAGGATGAAATGGAAGAATTAACCCGTGCAGTGAAAACCATTAAAAAGCTTTTGTTCAAGATACAGGGAGTAAAAAATGACTGATATTGATTTTAAAAATGGTAATCATGGTGCGGGGGGTAAATTAGCACCGGTAGAAGTTAAAGTGCTCATGGCGGCTTTAATGGTCAGTTTACTGGTGGGTGCCCTGGATAACTCCATAATGAGCACGGCCATGCCCCAGGTCATCAGTAGTCTGGGGGGCATGGCTTACTATGTATGGCCCTTCACCATCTACATGCTGGCATCAACCATAGCTATAATCCTTTCAGGAAAGCTTTCAGATATGTATGGTAGGAAGCGCATCTTAGTAATAGGCATTGCATTATTTGTAGCTGCTTCTATTCTCTGTGGTTTTGCCGGGGACATGTTGCAACTCACCTTTTTCCGGGGAATTCAGGGGATGGGTGGGGGAATACTCATGACCATTCCCTTCATTGTGGTTGCCGAGATATTTCCCCCACGACAGCGAGGAAAATACGCGGGAATCCTTTCATCAGTATTCGGACTGGCAAACGTCCTGGGACCGGTTCTGGGAGGATTTATCACCGGTTTTGTGGGTTGGAGATGGGTGTTTTTCATCAACATACCGGTTGGTCTGGCTGCCATTTACCTTCTCCTCTCGTACTTCCCCCACATGGAAGAGGTGTTAAAGGAAAGAATAATCGATTACAGGGGAATAATCACGTTAATAGCATCATTAAGTTCCATGTTCCTGGCCTTAACCTTCATTGAAAACCCGAACATCCCCCGTTCTCTCCTGATTGCCCTGTTCATTTTTGCAGGGATCATGGTGGCCGCATTCCTATATCTGGAAAAAAGAGCAAGAGAACCTATACTACCCACCCACCTGTTTAAAAAATCAGTATTCAATGTTTCGGCGTTGGCCATGTTCCTTTCCAGTGCAGTGATGTTCTGTGGAATCATATATCTTCCTCTTTTTATTCAGAAAGTTCAGAAGTTAAGTCCAGAATACTCGGGGTTGCTTATTATCCCCATGCTTTTAAGTTTAACCTTTTCCGCCATAATTGCCGGCCAGATAATTTCCAGAACCGGGACTTATAAAAAACTGGCCATAATGGCCTTCATAATCATCACCGTAGGCATGTTTTTGCTATCTACCCTGGGAACAGGCAGTACTATCTGGGAACTGGTGATCTACGCCGCAGTCCTGGGGGCAGGTACTGGTATGACCTACCCCATATTCAACGTTGCTGTGCAGAATGCAGTTTCTCGTAGGGACATAGCAGTGGGAACAGCATCCATGCAATTTTTCAGAAACATTGGAGCCACAGTTGCCCTGCCCATATTCGGAGTGATAGTGAATTTAACCATAAACATGGACATCAACACTGCCAGTAACATTCCCCCGGATCTTATGAACCTGGCCATTCATAACGTGTACCTTTTCGGCCTCATTATAAGCATAATGGGACTGGTATCCTGTTTCTTCCTTAAAGATGTAGTTTTAAGTAGTAAAATGGAGGGATAAATCTCCTTCGAAGATCAGGATTAAATTTGTAAACTTGAATACAGATTTAATACGGTCCACATTTTATTAAGGAAAAGAAATAAGGAGATAAGGAGTGTTTATTCCATTAAGTAACTCCCTAAATTACCGTGGTTTCTCCACATCGCTGAGTTTAACTGTGTTGGGGTTGATGGTGAAGCTTTTAATGATGATGTCCATGTCTGGACGTATGGTTTCTATGTTCTGCCTGTTATGGATTCCTTCCGGAACATAGAAGAGCATCTCATAAAGTTTTCCCCCTTTGATGAAATAGATAAATGAAGCTTCACCCATAGAAAATGGTGCCACCACAAATTCATAAGCAGGAGCTCCGTCTATGGTCAAATTTCGTTCCTGTATTTTAGTGTATCCCATATCTTTGGAAACATTTCTTTGTAACTCAATTTGACTATTTAAATCATTAAAGTTAAGATTTTCCTCTTTAAGGAACAATTGAAAAGTTGATGTTAAATCAACATTATCATAAGCATTATTCGGTTTGTAAAGATTCACCAGTGACTGGGAAGAGGTGTTCATGGTCAGGGTGGTAAAGGGAGTGCTGTTCACTTTCCATGTATCAGGATAATTGAATTTCACACCGTTGGCATTAAAATTCACTAAATTAGAAGTACTCGTACACCCTGATACAACCACAACTGCCACCATACTTAAAATCAAACATCCTAATAGTTTTTTATCCATTAATAACCCCCATAGTTTATAAAGACTAATATTAATTCTAGGTAACTATTATGAAATATTCTATTTAATATTTGGTGAAACAGCAGGTTAGGTTCATAACACTTTTATTTAACATTAGTGTAACCTATTAGGGTTCTGGTAAGTTGTTCCTTTTAATCTTTTTATACACTATATCCCCCGGTCTAACCTTACTTTTAAGTGAAATTCCCACATTTTCTCCTTTCCGGGCTTTTAAAATGTTTTTATGTTCTATCTGCAGTGATTCTACCCTCTGGGTGATGGAACCGGTGGTGGGCCCCTGTACCACAATTTCTTCACCTACTTTCAAAGGGTGCCACAGCCTTATCTCGGCGGCCTTAACTTTAGAATAATAGTTAACCACTTCACCAATATCCTGTTTAGCATGGGTGGCCTGGTTGTAACTGCTGGTTTGGTAGGGAGTTTGGAAGTAGAAACCAGTGTCAAAGCCACGATTGTAGACTTCCCCCAGTTTGTCCAGCCATTTCTTATTAAATTTCCACTGGCCACTTTCATAGGAATTAATGGCTTCCCGGTAGACACCGGTTACCGTAGCCACATAATCCGCTGGTCTGGCCCTTCCTTCAATTTTAAAAGAGGCAATCCCAGCTTCAATAAGCTCAGGGATGTATTCAATCATGCAGAGATCATTGGGGCTTAATATATGTCCTTTAAATCCTTCATCCTCCAATTCAATATCTTTAGATCGGCCATTATCTTCGGGGGGAGAATGTTCTTCAGAAAGTAGTAACTCTGCCTTGTTATCCGCGCAGACCAGCTTCCACTCCTTTCGGCATGGTTGCAGGCACTCCCCACAGTTGGCGCTTTTTTGGTAGAGGTAAGAACTCAAGAAGCACCTACCCGAAATTGCCAGACACATGGCCCCGTGGATGAAAACCTCCACTTCAAGGGGGCTTTCATGTATCATCTCTTTTATCTCCCTTAAGGATAATTCACGGGATAAAATAACCCTTTTAACTCCCAGTTCATGGAGGAGTTTCAAAGATTCTAAATTGGATATATTGGCCTGGACACTCATGTGCACGTCCAGATCCAGGTGGCGAGTAAGGTTAACCACCCCCAGATCCGAAGCAATTATGGCATCCACCCCCAGGGATGTGATATCCGGTAAAATTTTCTCCAGAGAGTGGATACGGGAATCATTCATTATGGTGTTGGTGGAAAGGTATAGCTTAGCATCGTACCCGTGGCAAGTTTCCACGGCCCGGGGTAGGTCTTTCAGTGAAAAGTTTTTAGAATGAGATCGGAGGTTATAACCATCCAGACCTATGTAAATAGCATTTGCACCATTTTTTAAAGCTGCTTTCAACGCAGTGAAGTCCCGAGCTGGAGCCAGTAATTCTACCATTAAATTACTCCTAGAAATTATTCAATTATTCTATAAAATTAAGTATTCCCTAAAATTTTTTTTAATTAATTCCTAAATTTTTTATTAATTCCTAAAGATTTACACATTTTTTTTTAAATCCTGATCTTATAAAATATTATTGGGAGAATATTTATTTGAATATAATTATCTTAAATCAGGAATATTCCCTGGTTGAGGGAGTAATTCACGGATTTTAACTCAATAGTTCTTTTTTTAAAAATGAATAAATAATTTTGAACTAGTTATGGCATGTTCTACACCTATTAACTTCACAGAATCTATATTAACCTGGTAGTATAGACTATAATAATCTATTTAAGTATGGTATATGTTAGGGGAGGTAAAAAATGGTTTACTGTAATCAATGTGGAGAAGAAAATTCAGAAGATTCAGTTTTTTGTTCAAATTGTGGGCATAAACTGGGAGAATCTAAAGAGAATACGGGTGGAAAGGAAGTACTCCAGGAAATGGTTTATGTTCGCTGGAATCTTAACAAAGGGAATAAAATAGGCACCCGTTTATATCAGAAAATCCTTTACTTCACGGATCAAAACATTTACATAGGAGAAGGAAGTC
Proteins encoded in this window:
- a CDS encoding MarR family winged helix-turn-helix transcriptional regulator; its protein translation is MTDKDAQVRDMLDDLLIYVPIFYQKVRTSKDFKNKQTSAAYYQIMGLLMHRGSLPISVIGEYLYISRPNMTAHIDKLVSDGMVERKGDKKDRRITLISITPEGEEFMKRARIKVEENMLNNLSGLREDEMEELTRAVKTIKKLLFKIQGVKND
- a CDS encoding MBL fold metallo-hydrolase, with amino-acid sequence MKITCIIDNRAGFKSNLYAEHGFSLLVERENKTLMVDTGKTPLVMRHNLDVLGITTVEEVLLSHGHNDHTGGLSALLDSKINSHPNETKFYMHPQALAPKYAVRDDEKRYIGFPETVDPETLNWEWVTENTSLGKDTWIFNQVDYQCGFEPIPPYLRVEVGGKLLPDKFEDELNLVMKTDEGLVVFSGCAHKGIVNILYSVKEYFQDEIYAVIGGSHLMNAPPQRIENTVEAIKKLNPGVIAMGHCTGFEALCHFKREFGDKFIPLASGVGFHL
- a CDS encoding DUF167 family protein translates to MQAVKTTPQGITVMIEVSPKSDQFQITGYNQWRKTLEVKLKSQPTKGKANKELMKEFSQLTGHATDIVAGHKSRQKTILIYDMGQKEFNKILKDLNLTFD
- a CDS encoding GIY-YIG nuclease family protein, giving the protein MAKKTILKGTYCILIDLKVDQSIEIGKKGEIQFKRGFYVYVGSALNSLGGRIKRHLRPTKKMHWHVDYLLDNPNSNIREVFFSDDGVKHECELATQIAEGGEGIPGFGCSDCRCRSHLFYFSSQSPATENCLSGFEKLKLRVKTLEDLD
- a CDS encoding DUF371 domain-containing protein: MEYTFQARGHHNVTSQHKTTFEVTQDTKIGLAADCIVGVSANFSLKDLPRAMKNAIQNEETKIHVVLETENAKNVITGYGHPALTLDHPTDMVCRKSDYTCSRTLMIHADQAAVDLNPDLVKDLQEGKPLKVIIKV
- a CDS encoding U32 family peptidase, with translation MVELLAPARDFTALKAALKNGANAIYIGLDGYNLRSHSKNFSLKDLPRAVETCHGYDAKLYLSTNTIMNDSRIHSLEKILPDITSLGVDAIIASDLGVVNLTRHLDLDVHMSVQANISNLESLKLLHELGVKRVILSRELSLREIKEMIHESPLEVEVFIHGAMCLAISGRCFLSSYLYQKSANCGECLQPCRKEWKLVCADNKAELLLSEEHSPPEDNGRSKDIELEDEGFKGHILSPNDLCMIEYIPELIEAGIASFKIEGRARPADYVATVTGVYREAINSYESGQWKFNKKWLDKLGEVYNRGFDTGFYFQTPYQTSSYNQATHAKQDIGEVVNYYSKVKAAEIRLWHPLKVGEEIVVQGPTTGSITQRVESLQIEHKNILKARKGENVGISLKSKVRPGDIVYKKIKRNNLPEP
- the rfbB gene encoding dTDP-glucose 4,6-dehydratase, which gives rise to MKIMITGGAGFIGSNFVHHLCESEDYEVLVLDKLTYAGDMENLKEVRDKIEFVKGDIADEELVSKIMKDCDMVVNFAAETHVDRSIEDPGVFVKTDVIGTYNLLENVRKYDVERYLQISTDEVYGSIESGSFTEENNLDPSSPYSASKAGGDLLVGAYWRTYNTPIIITRSSNNFGPRQYPEKLIPLFIMNAMQDKSLPVYGDGKNVRDWIYVMDNCQGIETALLKGKLGEVYNIGGGNEKNNLEITHLILELVNKPESLITFVEDRLGHDRRYSLDSTKTRKLGWKPQFSFEEALKETVEWYKENYSRYL
- a CDS encoding MDR family MFS transporter, with protein sequence MTDIDFKNGNHGAGGKLAPVEVKVLMAALMVSLLVGALDNSIMSTAMPQVISSLGGMAYYVWPFTIYMLASTIAIILSGKLSDMYGRKRILVIGIALFVAASILCGFAGDMLQLTFFRGIQGMGGGILMTIPFIVVAEIFPPRQRGKYAGILSSVFGLANVLGPVLGGFITGFVGWRWVFFINIPVGLAAIYLLLSYFPHMEEVLKERIIDYRGIITLIASLSSMFLALTFIENPNIPRSLLIALFIFAGIMVAAFLYLEKRAREPILPTHLFKKSVFNVSALAMFLSSAVMFCGIIYLPLFIQKVQKLSPEYSGLLIIPMLLSLTFSAIIAGQIISRTGTYKKLAIMAFIIITVGMFLLSTLGTGSTIWELVIYAAVLGAGTGMTYPIFNVAVQNAVSRRDIAVGTASMQFFRNIGATVALPIFGVIVNLTINMDINTASNIPPDLMNLAIHNVYLFGLIISIMGLVSCFFLKDVVLSSKMEG
- the cfbC gene encoding Ni-sirohydrochlorin a,c-diamide reductive cyclase ATP-dependent reductase subunit, which produces MSKGKHIAIYGKGGIGKSTIVSNLAASYSPDKKVLVIGCDPKADTTRTLVGQRIPTILDILKEKKSAQEEDVLFSGYGGVMCVESGGPEPGVGCAGRGVIVAMKLLENLEVLNQDPDVIIYDVLGDVVCGGFAVPLREDYADEVYIVTSGEYMALYAANNISKGIKKLKGNLGGIICNCRGINREVEIVEEFARRIGTRVIGVIPRSELVQQSEIDAKTVMEKFPESEQAEKYRKLSVTILDNDNFVIPQPMDAEEFDAFFREFQ
- a CDS encoding dTDP-4-dehydrorhamnose 3,5-epimerase family protein, yielding MIDGVKVKKLKVIPDERGWLMEILRCDDEIYKEFGQVYMTTAYPGVVKAWHFHKKQTDNFTCVNGMMKVALYDSREDSPTYGEVNEFFVGDKNPMLISVPPLVYHGFKAVGTETAFFVSVPTLPFNYDEPDEYRLDPDTDEIPYDWILDESKKHG
- a CDS encoding CBS domain-containing protein, which produces MKIQDAMEKEVIKFQVDDRIVDVAGSLRENKISGAPVVSKEGKLVGIISEGDIMRLLEVHSPRINLILPAPLDLIELPVRMKYELDEIAEDMNKAASLLIGEIMTKKLVTISPDKDIADAAQLMDTHDIKRLPVVDDNGEMVGIVTRGDIIGAMVRG
- a CDS encoding PsbP-related protein — its product is MDKKLLGCLILSMVAVVVVSGCTSTSNLVNFNANGVKFNYPDTWKVNSTPFTTLTMNTSSQSLVNLYKPNNAYDNVDLTSTFQLFLKEENLNFNDLNSQIELQRNVSKDMGYTKIQERNLTIDGAPAYEFVVAPFSMGEASFIYFIKGGKLYEMLFYVPEGIHNRQNIETIRPDMDIIIKSFTINPNTVKLSDVEKPR